Proteins from a genomic interval of Alteromonas macleodii ATCC 27126:
- a CDS encoding YggS family pyridoxal phosphate-dependent enzyme, producing the protein MQTIAERLDSARKGIDQAATSAHRPPNSVKLLAVSKTKPVSDIMEAYDAGQRMFGENYVQEGVEKVQELSHLSDIEWHMIGPIQSNKTKVVAEHFDWVQSVDREKIARRLNEQRPDSMPPLNVCIQVNIDDEESKSGVALSELDALVEFINSQKHLTLRGLMAIPKADPSEEQQRATLSKLKELFDHYHTSLSNFDTLSVGMSSDMTEAIQHGSTMVRIGTAIFGKRN; encoded by the coding sequence ATGCAAACAATAGCAGAAAGACTAGATTCCGCACGAAAAGGAATAGACCAAGCCGCTACCAGTGCACATCGTCCACCAAATTCCGTTAAATTGCTAGCGGTTAGCAAAACAAAACCCGTATCAGATATCATGGAAGCGTATGATGCCGGACAACGTATGTTCGGCGAAAATTACGTGCAGGAAGGTGTTGAAAAGGTTCAGGAACTTTCTCACTTAAGCGATATAGAGTGGCACATGATTGGTCCAATCCAATCGAATAAAACCAAAGTAGTCGCCGAACACTTTGATTGGGTTCAGTCTGTAGATAGAGAAAAAATTGCTCGTCGCTTAAATGAGCAGCGCCCTGACTCTATGCCGCCGTTAAACGTGTGCATTCAGGTTAATATTGATGATGAAGAGAGTAAGTCTGGGGTAGCCCTAAGTGAATTAGATGCGCTAGTGGAGTTTATTAACTCTCAAAAGCACCTGACCTTGCGTGGACTAATGGCCATTCCCAAAGCTGATCCTAGTGAAGAACAACAGCGCGCCACACTGTCTAAGCTAAAAGAATTATTCGACCACTACCATACATCATTGAGCAATTTTGATACCCTATCCGTAGGAATGAGTAGTGATATGACAGAAGCGATTCAACACGGGTCGACTATGGTGCGCATCGGTACCGCTATTTTCGGTAAGCGAAACTAG
- a CDS encoding YqgE/AlgH family protein: MTELKSLQNHFLVAMPSLDDPYFSRSLIYICEHNAEGAMGIVVNQPSTMNVKQLLEQTDKELTVSDDKAEQIVLAGGPVSQERGFVLHSSQREWASSLKLAPGVMVTTSKDILTAIANDEGPEDVLIALGYAGWTAGQLEKEMQENAWLTIEADEEILFNTPMHKKWQATVNKLGVDVWQLAPGAGHA; encoded by the coding sequence ATGACGGAATTAAAAAGCCTACAAAATCATTTTCTGGTCGCGATGCCTAGTTTGGACGATCCGTATTTTTCTCGCTCACTCATTTATATTTGTGAACACAACGCTGAAGGTGCTATGGGTATTGTAGTAAATCAACCCTCCACCATGAACGTGAAGCAGCTTCTTGAACAGACTGACAAAGAACTCACTGTGTCTGACGACAAAGCAGAGCAAATCGTGCTGGCTGGCGGTCCTGTAAGCCAAGAGCGAGGATTTGTGCTGCACTCGTCGCAAAGAGAGTGGGCATCTAGCTTAAAGCTTGCACCCGGGGTTATGGTGACCACCTCCAAGGACATTTTGACTGCTATTGCCAATGATGAAGGCCCTGAAGACGTTTTGATTGCTTTGGGGTACGCGGGCTGGACAGCCGGTCAGCTTGAGAAGGAAATGCAGGAAAACGCCTGGCTCACCATCGAAGCTGACGAAGAAATTCTGTTTAACACGCCTATGCACAAGAAATGGCAAGCAACAGTAAATAAACTCGGTGTGGATGTATGGCAGCTAGCACCGGGAGCGGGACATGCCTGA
- the proC gene encoding pyrroline-5-carboxylate reductase, with the protein MQQKKLAFIGAGNMSRSIISGLIKSGYAKENILAANPSTPKLDGLKAEFGIHTTQSNDEACQFADAIVLAVKPQIMGDMCGELQKNNDLSGKLFMSIAAGLPVARLQEMLGGEYPVVRIMPNTPSLLGKGMSGMYADDTVSESDRQYVDDVMNSVGETVWVDKEEGINGVIAAAGSSPAYFFLFLQNMQEEAMNMGFDKAQSRLMVQQAMLGAAEMVCNNPDLELSELRAQVTSKGGTTAEAVNTFINEGLKDIVSKSMRAAVARAEEMAKQL; encoded by the coding sequence ATGCAACAGAAAAAATTAGCATTTATTGGCGCGGGTAACATGAGCCGCAGCATCATCAGTGGTCTTATCAAATCTGGGTACGCGAAAGAAAACATCCTTGCGGCAAACCCTTCCACACCAAAGTTAGACGGCCTGAAGGCCGAGTTTGGTATTCACACCACACAATCTAATGATGAAGCCTGCCAATTCGCTGATGCCATAGTCCTTGCGGTAAAACCACAAATAATGGGCGATATGTGCGGCGAGCTTCAGAAAAACAATGACCTTTCGGGCAAGTTGTTTATGAGCATTGCAGCTGGGCTGCCGGTAGCCAGATTGCAAGAAATGCTAGGTGGTGAATACCCTGTTGTTCGTATTATGCCAAACACCCCGAGCTTGTTAGGCAAGGGCATGTCTGGGATGTATGCCGACGACACGGTTTCTGAGTCTGACAGGCAATACGTTGACGATGTAATGAACAGCGTTGGCGAAACCGTTTGGGTAGATAAAGAAGAGGGTATTAACGGTGTTATCGCCGCAGCGGGCAGCAGCCCAGCTTATTTCTTCTTGTTCTTACAAAATATGCAGGAAGAAGCCATGAACATGGGCTTTGACAAAGCGCAATCTCGCTTAATGGTCCAACAAGCGATGTTAGGCGCAGCCGAAATGGTTTGTAACAACCCAGACCTTGAATTAAGCGAGCTTCGTGCCCAAGTTACGTCTAAGGGCGGCACTACCGCAGAAGCCGTTAACACTTTCATTAATGAAGGTTTAAAAGATATTGTCAGCAAGTCGATGCGCGCCGCCGTAGCACGTGCTGAAGAAATGGCAAAACAGCTATAA
- a CDS encoding DUF2007 domain-containing protein: MKKLFTSQDAFELQAVRSELDALSIPYMVKNEFASGAIGELPWQDSQQEVWLVDDSWYARASKVIEPFIQKSNDKALSSEDWICGKCSEQNGAAFDVCWQCGAEK, encoded by the coding sequence TTGAAAAAACTCTTCACTTCACAAGACGCTTTTGAACTTCAAGCGGTTCGCAGCGAGCTTGATGCTTTATCTATTCCTTATATGGTAAAAAATGAGTTTGCCAGTGGCGCAATCGGAGAGCTGCCTTGGCAAGATTCTCAGCAGGAAGTGTGGCTTGTTGACGATAGCTGGTATGCAAGAGCGTCGAAAGTTATTGAGCCCTTCATTCAGAAATCAAACGATAAGGCATTATCTAGTGAAGACTGGATTTGTGGTAAGTGCAGTGAACAAAACGGCGCTGCTTTTGATGTCTGCTGGCAGTGTGGGGCAGAAAAATAA
- the ruvX gene encoding Holliday junction resolvase RuvX — protein MPDIGNRTVLAFDFGTKSIGVAVGQEITGTASPLAALKARDGIPDWTLIEKLYEEWQPQIVVVGLPLNMDGTEQEMTQRARKFANRLHGRFKVAVDTCDERLTTTDAKAMLFELGGYKKLTKDKVDSVSACVIFASWSESQYE, from the coding sequence ATGCCTGATATAGGAAATCGTACGGTACTTGCGTTTGATTTTGGTACCAAAAGCATTGGCGTGGCGGTAGGTCAGGAAATTACCGGTACGGCTTCCCCTCTTGCAGCGCTGAAGGCACGAGACGGTATTCCTGACTGGACGTTAATAGAAAAGCTTTACGAAGAATGGCAACCGCAAATCGTGGTGGTGGGTTTACCGCTTAATATGGATGGTACTGAGCAGGAGATGACTCAACGCGCCCGCAAATTTGCAAACCGTCTACATGGGCGTTTTAAAGTGGCCGTTGACACCTGTGATGAGCGACTGACTACCACAGACGCTAAAGCCATGCTGTTTGAGTTAGGTGGCTATAAGAAACTGACTAAAGATAAGGTTGATAGTGTGTCGGCCTGTGTAATATTCGCTAGCTGGAGCGAGAGTCAGTACGAATAA
- a CDS encoding 16S rRNA (uracil(1498)-N(3))-methyltransferase yields the protein MRIPRVYYPNPIPLEQEFELTEGAGHHIATVLRIKPNRPIVLFNGDGNEYSAQIISVQRKKVTVEADACLSLAKESPLHLHLGQGVSKGDRMDTVLQKSVELGVSEITPVITERCTVKLDESRWEKKIQQWQKIIIGACEQSGRNIIPALNAPVSLNQWLSSSTNTTRLVLAPGAEQSLARQPYNAQGFRLLIGPEGGLSETEVHQANENGYQSVSLGPRILRTETAAITSLSILQAQHGDF from the coding sequence ATGCGTATACCAAGAGTTTATTACCCCAACCCAATCCCGTTAGAACAAGAGTTTGAGTTAACTGAAGGCGCCGGTCATCACATCGCGACGGTACTGCGCATAAAGCCCAATCGCCCTATTGTGCTTTTTAATGGCGACGGCAATGAATACAGTGCGCAAATTATTAGCGTTCAAAGAAAAAAAGTGACGGTTGAAGCCGACGCTTGTTTATCGCTAGCGAAAGAATCCCCGCTTCATTTGCACTTAGGTCAAGGGGTATCTAAAGGCGATAGAATGGATACCGTGCTACAAAAAAGCGTGGAACTTGGCGTATCAGAAATAACGCCCGTGATCACTGAACGCTGTACGGTTAAACTCGACGAGTCGCGCTGGGAAAAGAAAATTCAGCAATGGCAGAAGATTATTATTGGCGCCTGTGAACAAAGCGGTCGCAACATTATTCCCGCGCTCAACGCCCCGGTTAGTCTTAATCAATGGTTGTCGTCTTCAACCAATACCACAAGATTAGTTCTCGCACCGGGCGCTGAACAAAGTTTGGCAAGACAACCTTATAATGCTCAAGGCTTTCGTTTGCTTATTGGCCCTGAAGGTGGGTTATCTGAAACAGAAGTTCATCAGGCAAACGAAAACGGTTATCAGTCGGTAAGTTTGGGCCCACGTATTTTGCGCACCGAGACAGCGGCGATTACAAGCCTAAGTATTCTTCAAGCTCAGCACGGCGACTTCTAA
- the gshB gene encoding glutathione synthase produces MQYTVGVIMDPIASIKPHKDTSFAMMLEAQRRGAKVVYFELKDLYLDNGKPMGLGKTVSVKDQATDFYTIEDESTLHLGDIDVLLMRKDPPFDSEFLYATQVLSLAQDAGALVVNNPQALRDYNEKLFTSYFPEHIPNTLVTNNQALIREFHAKHQDIICKPLDGMGGASIFRVKPDGNNLGVIIETLTKLGTRYMMVQEYLPEIKDGDKRVLIVDGEVMPYCLARLPTKGETRGNLAAGGTGRPQPISDSDRALAEAIAPTLKENNILFVGLDVIGSKITEINITSPTCVREIEAAYDVNIMGALFDAIEKRLASK; encoded by the coding sequence ATGCAATATACCGTTGGCGTAATTATGGACCCCATCGCGAGCATTAAGCCACATAAAGATACAAGCTTTGCGATGATGCTTGAAGCTCAGCGCCGCGGTGCAAAGGTTGTATATTTTGAATTAAAAGACCTGTATTTAGACAATGGTAAGCCTATGGGTTTAGGTAAAACTGTATCGGTCAAGGATCAAGCTACAGATTTCTACACCATTGAAGACGAGTCGACCTTGCATTTAGGCGACATTGATGTGTTACTCATGCGCAAAGATCCACCCTTTGACAGCGAGTTTTTGTATGCGACTCAGGTGCTGTCGCTTGCGCAGGACGCGGGAGCGCTAGTTGTGAATAACCCTCAAGCGCTTCGCGACTACAACGAGAAGCTGTTTACGTCGTACTTCCCAGAACACATTCCCAATACCTTAGTCACGAACAACCAAGCGCTTATCCGTGAGTTTCACGCCAAGCACCAAGACATTATTTGTAAACCCTTAGACGGTATGGGTGGCGCGTCTATCTTTAGAGTGAAGCCTGATGGCAATAACTTAGGCGTTATTATTGAAACCCTAACTAAGTTAGGCACGCGCTACATGATGGTACAAGAGTACCTTCCAGAGATTAAAGACGGCGATAAGCGCGTACTCATCGTTGATGGTGAAGTCATGCCGTATTGCTTAGCGCGACTGCCTACAAAAGGGGAAACCAGAGGTAACCTAGCCGCTGGCGGTACAGGACGCCCTCAGCCAATCTCAGATTCTGACCGCGCCCTAGCCGAAGCCATCGCGCCAACGCTCAAGGAAAATAACATTTTATTTGTAGGACTTGATGTTATTGGCAGCAAAATTACTGAAATAAACATTACTAGCCCAACTTGCGTAAGAGAAATAGAAGCAGCTTACGATGTTAATATAATGGGTGCGCTGTTTGACGCCATTGAAAAGCGCTTAGCCAGTAAATAA
- a CDS encoding type IV pilus twitching motility protein PilT, with protein sequence MDITELLAFSVKNNASDLHLSAGLPPIIRVDGEMRKLNVPALDHKQVHGLVYEIMNDMQRKEYEENLETDFSFEVNGLSRFRVNAFVQNRGAAAVLRTIPSKVLTLDDLGAPEIFKEIINQPTGIVLVTGATGSGKSTTLAAMVDHINTHKREHILTIEDPIEFVHDNKLSLVNQREVHRDTHSFNNALRSALREDPDVILVGELRDLETIRLAISAAETGHLVFGTLHTNSAPKTIDRIIDVFPAEEKAMVRSMLSESLRAVISQTLLKKVGGGRVAAHEIMVGIPAIRNLIREDKVPQMYSVIQTGQAHGMQTMDQCLQRLVAMGVITKQDAAAKSVDKQSMNSF encoded by the coding sequence GTGGATATTACCGAACTTTTGGCTTTCAGTGTTAAGAATAACGCCTCAGATTTACACTTATCAGCGGGCCTACCACCAATAATTCGTGTAGATGGCGAAATGCGTAAACTGAACGTGCCAGCCCTTGATCACAAGCAAGTACATGGTCTCGTTTATGAGATTATGAATGACATGCAGCGCAAAGAATACGAAGAAAACCTGGAAACCGATTTCTCTTTCGAAGTGAATGGCTTGTCGCGCTTTCGTGTTAACGCGTTTGTGCAAAACCGAGGCGCCGCGGCAGTATTACGTACTATCCCCAGTAAAGTATTAACCTTAGACGACCTTGGCGCGCCTGAAATTTTCAAGGAAATTATAAATCAGCCTACCGGCATTGTACTTGTTACAGGTGCCACCGGCTCAGGTAAAAGTACCACGCTTGCGGCCATGGTTGACCATATCAACACCCATAAGCGCGAGCACATTCTTACCATTGAAGACCCTATCGAATTCGTGCACGACAACAAGCTTAGCTTGGTAAACCAGCGGGAAGTGCACCGTGATACGCACTCGTTTAATAACGCACTGCGCTCGGCGCTTCGTGAAGACCCAGACGTAATTCTAGTCGGTGAGCTACGTGACTTAGAAACCATACGCCTTGCCATTTCCGCTGCCGAAACCGGCCATTTAGTATTCGGCACTCTTCACACCAACTCTGCACCAAAAACCATTGACCGTATTATCGATGTTTTCCCGGCAGAAGAAAAAGCCATGGTGCGTTCTATGTTGTCGGAATCATTGCGTGCGGTTATTTCACAGACACTGCTTAAGAAAGTAGGCGGGGGCCGAGTTGCGGCTCATGAAATCATGGTGGGGATCCCCGCTATTCGTAACCTTATTCGAGAAGATAAAGTGCCGCAAATGTACTCGGTTATTCAAACGGGCCAGGCTCACGGTATGCAAACTATGGATCAGTGTCTTCAGCGCTTAGTGGCGATGGGGGTTATCACCAAACAAGACGCCGCAGCAAAGTCAGTTGATAAACAGTCGATGAACAGTTTCTAG
- a CDS encoding PilT/PilU family type 4a pilus ATPase — MLDSLLQKMVDTNASDLFVTAGFPVSAKINGKLTPVTESATSEEASLALVHEAMTEKQQNEFHTTKECNFAIVREGIGRFRCSAFWQRDQAGMVIRRIVTQIPKADDLGLPRVLKEIIMAKRGLVLFVGGTGTGKSTSLAALIGHRNENSHGHILTIEDPIEFVHEHKNCVITQREVGIDTQSFNDALKSSLRQAPDVILIGEIRSMETMEYAMSFADTGHLCVATLHANNANQAIERIMHLAPKDQHDKLRFDLSLNIRAIVAQQLVPTPDGKGRVAAIEILLNSPLVRDLIQRNEIGALKEAMKKGKEQGMQSFDMALYDLYKAGKIDMDQALHHADSPNDLRLMIKLDTSDGSSLGTLSNVSIDMDD; from the coding sequence ATGTTAGATTCACTACTACAAAAAATGGTCGATACCAACGCATCGGATTTATTCGTAACGGCGGGGTTTCCGGTAAGTGCCAAAATTAACGGCAAGCTTACGCCAGTGACGGAAAGCGCGACCTCGGAAGAGGCATCGCTGGCGCTGGTTCACGAAGCGATGACTGAAAAACAGCAGAATGAGTTTCACACGACCAAAGAATGTAATTTCGCCATAGTACGAGAGGGCATTGGTCGTTTCCGCTGCTCTGCATTTTGGCAGCGTGACCAAGCGGGCATGGTGATTCGCCGCATCGTTACTCAAATTCCGAAAGCTGATGATTTGGGTCTGCCGCGAGTATTAAAAGAAATTATTATGGCTAAACGCGGTCTTGTTCTATTTGTAGGTGGAACAGGCACGGGTAAGTCCACGTCATTGGCTGCGCTTATTGGGCATAGAAATGAAAATTCGCACGGGCATATACTGACTATTGAAGACCCCATTGAATTTGTGCACGAGCATAAAAACTGTGTTATTACCCAGCGCGAGGTGGGCATAGATACTCAGTCTTTCAACGACGCCCTTAAAAGTTCGCTACGTCAGGCACCTGATGTCATTCTTATTGGTGAAATTCGTTCAATGGAAACCATGGAATATGCCATGTCGTTTGCTGATACAGGGCATTTGTGTGTGGCTACGCTGCACGCTAACAACGCGAACCAAGCTATTGAACGTATTATGCATTTAGCGCCGAAAGATCAGCACGATAAGTTGCGTTTTGACTTAAGCTTAAACATCCGCGCCATTGTTGCGCAGCAACTAGTACCTACGCCAGACGGCAAGGGTAGGGTTGCGGCAATAGAAATATTGCTAAACTCGCCGCTAGTGCGCGACCTAATACAGCGCAATGAAATAGGCGCGTTAAAAGAAGCAATGAAAAAAGGCAAAGAGCAGGGCATGCAGAGCTTTGATATGGCGCTGTATGATTTGTACAAAGCGGGTAAGATTGATATGGACCAAGCGCTGCACCACGCCGACTCGCCTAATGACCTGCGCTTAATGATCAAGCTTGATACCAGCGACGGTTCTAGCTTAGGTACACTGTCAAATGTATCTATTGATATGGATGACTAA